One genomic segment of Suricata suricatta isolate VVHF042 chromosome 16, meerkat_22Aug2017_6uvM2_HiC, whole genome shotgun sequence includes these proteins:
- the LOC115279799 gene encoding carcinoembryonic antigen-related cell adhesion molecule 1-like has product MPTLIKDIIGGITGTTQGNVLSVVCTAQLPKPNITSNKSDPVENVDSVVLTCEPKTENTSYLWSVNSKSLPDSSRLELSLDNRTLTLHGVIRKDTGPYECETWNPVSAGRSDPFTLNVLYGPDAPTISSSDSYYHPGANLSLSCHSASNPPAQYFWLVNGKLQQSTQELFIPNITVTRSVGA; this is encoded by the exons ATGCCAACTCTGATAAAAGATATCATTGGAGGAATCACAGGTACCACCCAGGGCAATGTTCTCTCTGTTGTCTGTACAGCGCAGTTACCCAAACCCAACATCACAAGCAACAAGTCGGACCCCGTGGAGAACGTGGACTCTGTAGTATTAACGTGTGAACCTAAGACTGAGAACACAAGCTACCTGTGGTCAGTAAACAGTAAGAGCCTCCCGGACAGCAGCAGGCTTGAGCTGTCCCTGGACAACAGGACCCTCACTTTACATGGGGTCATAAGGAAGGACACAGGACCCTATGAGTGTGAAACTTGGAACCCAGTCAGTGCCGGTCGTAGTGACCCATTCACCCTGAATGTTCTCT ATGGCCCGGACGCCCCCACCATTTCCTCCTCAGACTCCTATTACCATCCAGGGGCAAACCTCAGTCTCTCCTGCCACTCAGCCTCTAACCCGCCTGCACAGTATTTTTGGCTTGTCAATGGGAAGCTCCAGCAATCCACACAGGAGCTCTTTATCCCCAACATCACT